A DNA window from Daucus carota subsp. sativus chromosome 3, DH1 v3.0, whole genome shotgun sequence contains the following coding sequences:
- the LOC108212396 gene encoding uncharacterized protein LOC108212396, with protein MRYMLCRLQDNLMHASVPRHLVSRFKRRVGEGKLYGLRNVKVTTNTYPYRPLASDKKLLFLATTEVVELGDDAVRIAMHGFQFVGLPVLQSRAGDVTILSDIVGCFCGYGEVETVGDGLKRKRDIKIFTDYSVTSTITLLGKLGELFDPTLYTQDGGPYVMVVTSVTVKTYQRALTFATTSGSRIYVNPDEQHVSSVRERFSALSTKVVALEGTSASKLPPEEAMFVNRMTVDDLVGATCSGELKAAIATLKVIITAVNTRFGWYYVSCKSCVKKATPVDGVYVCAEGKKPVDYPLHMFRINLQVEDDTGTTTVVLFNNTAERLLDTSVKKLINKMSPGDNSPPAELQTLLGKQFVFKLALNKYNWVDGRQDYGVAAVYVPVPDLEAAYTKKKMPQDAPDQAGSSGSAGEVDAEANSRKRKLPPVLPAVAESEETAT; from the exons ATGAGATATATGCTTTGTCGTCTGCAGGACAATCTTATGCACGCCTCTGTGCCCAGGCATCTGGTGTCTCGGTTCAAGAGACGTGTGGGCGAAGGCAAGCTTTATGGCCTTCGGAATGTTAAGGTTACGACCAACACCTATCCGTACAGGCCTCTTGCAAGTGACAAGAAACTGCTTTTCTTGGCGACCACTGAGGTTGTCGAGCTGGGTGATGATGCGGTGCGCATAGCAATGCATGGCTTTCAATTTGTCGGCCTACCCGTACTCCAGTCACGCGCTGGTGACGTGACCATACTCTCAG ACATTGTGGGCTGCTTCTGTGGGTACGGAGAGGTTGAAACTGTAGGGGATGGGCTCAAGAGGAAAAGAGATATCAAAATCTTCACAGATTA CTCTGTCACCAGCACTATCACTCTGTTGGGGAAGTTAGGAGAGCTTTTTGATCCAACACTGTACACACAGGATGGCGGACCGTATGTTATGGTGGTGACCTCCGTTACAGTGAAGACCTATCAAC GTGCCTTAACCTTTGCCACAACTAGCGGCAGCAGAATTTATGTCAATCCAGATGAACAACATGTCTCTTCTGTGAGGGAGAGGTTCTCTGCTCTGTCCACCAAGGTAGTTGCTCTTGAGGGTACTTCTGCCTCAAAATTGCCGCCGGAAGAGGCCATGTTTGTGAACCGGATGACTGTTGATGACCTGGTGGGAGCTACATGCTCTGGCGAATTGAAG GCTGCAATAGCCACCTTGAAGGTCATCATAACTGCTGTGAACACCCGTTTTGGATGGTATTATGTGTCATGCAAGTCCTGCGTGAAGAAAGCTACGCCTGTTGATGGAGTATATGTTTGTGCTGAGGGCAAGAAACCCGTCGATTACCCTCTTCACAT GTTTCGCATTAATCTGCAAGTCGAGGATGACACTGGGACTACAACAGTGGTTTTGTTCAACAATACTGCAGAACGCTTGCTGGATACCTCGGTCAAGAAGCTGATTAACAAGATGTCGCCAGGCGACAACTCTCCTCCTGCAGAACTACAGACCCTTTTAGGCAAGCAATTTGTCTTCAAATTGGCACTTAATAAGTACAATTGGGTTGATGGCCGCCAGGACTATGGAGTTGCTGCGGTGTATGTACCTGTGCCGGATCTTGAAGCTGCTTATACAAAGAAAAAAATGCCACAG GATGCCCCCGATCAGGCGGGGTCTTCAGGATCTGCTGGCGAAGTGGACGCAGAGGCTAACAGCCGCAAGAGAAAGCTGCCACCTGTTCTCCCTGCTGTTGCTGAGAGCGAGGAGACAGCCACTTGA